One window from the genome of Nicotiana sylvestris chromosome 9, ASM39365v2, whole genome shotgun sequence encodes:
- the LOC138878647 gene encoding uncharacterized protein has translation MYLISRMDTLKYIFQKPMPTRRLAKWQILLIEFDIIYVTRTAIKSQALANHLAENPVDEEYEPLRTYFLGEEVMHIDKVEHDEKLGWKLFFDGAANMQGVRIWAVLISEIGHHYPVTTQFRFYCTNNMAEYEACILGLRLAVDMGVQEVLVLGDLDLLVHQILGEWETQNLKLILYRQYLHDPCQRFRSVEFRHIPTIHNEVADALATLV, from the coding sequence atgTACCTCATTTCTCGCATGGATactttaaagtatatctttcagaagcctatgcccacaagaagacttgcaaagtggcaaattttgctcatagagtttgacatcatctatgtgactagaacCGCAATAAAATCCCAAGCATTGGCCAATCATTTAGCcgagaacccagtggatgaagagtatgagccattgaggacttattttctaggtgaagaggtgatgcatattgataaGGTGGAACACGATGAAAAGCtgggttggaaacttttctttgatggagccgctaacatgcaAGGTGTCAGAATATGGGCTGTgctcatttctgaaatagggcatcactaccctgttacgaccCAGTTTcgtttctattgcaccaacaacatggctgagtacgaggcatgtattttgggtttgaggctagctgtagacatgggagtccaggaagtcttggttttGGGAGATTTGGATCTACTGGTGCACCAGATTctgggagaatgggagactcagAATTTAAAGCTCATACTGTATCGACAATATTTGCATGATCCTTGTCAACGGTTCAGATCAGTAGAATTCAGACATATTCCTacaatccataatgaggttgccgatgccttggctactctggTGTGA